Proteins encoded in a region of the Phocoena phocoena chromosome X, mPhoPho1.1, whole genome shotgun sequence genome:
- the LOC136142531 gene encoding heterogeneous nuclear ribonucleoprotein A3-like isoform X2, with protein MEVKPPPGRPQPDSGRRRRRRGEEGHDPKEPEQLRKLFIGGLSFETTDDSLREHFEKWGTLTDCVVMRDPQTKRSRGFGFVTYSCVEEVDAAMCARPHKVDGRVVEPKRAVSREDSVKPGAHLTVKKIFVGGIKEDTEEYNLRDYFEKYGKIETIEVMEDRQSGKKRGFAFVTFDDHDTVDKIVVQKYHTINGHNCEVKKALSKQEMQSAGSQRGRGGGSGNFMGRGGNFGGGGGNFGRGGNFGGRGGYGGGGGGSRGSYGGGDGGYNGFGGDGNYGGGGSYNDFGNYSGQQQSNYGPMKGGSFGGRSSGSPYGGGYGSGGGSGGYGSRRF; from the exons ATGGAGGTAAAACCGCCGCCCGGCCGCCCCCAGCCCGACTCCGGCCGTCGCCGTCGCCGCCGGGGGGAGGAGGGTCATGATCCAAAGGAACCagaacagttgagaaaactgtttATTGGTGGTCTGAGCTTTGAAACTACAGATGATAGCTTAAGAGAACATTTTGAGAAATGGGGCACACTTACAGATTGTGTGGTGATGAGAGACCCCCAAACAAAACGTTCCAGGGGCTTTGGTTTTGTTACTTACTCTTGTGTTGAAGAGGTGGATGCAGCAATGTGTGCTCGACCACACAAGGTTGATGGGCGTGTAGTGGAACCAAAGAGAGCTGTTTCTAGAGAGGATTCTGTAAAGCCTGGTGCCCATCTAACAGTGAAGAAAATTTTTGTTGGTGGTattaaagaagatacagaagAATATAATTTGAGAGACTACTTTGAAAAGTATGGCAAGATTGAAACCATAGAAGTTATGGAAGACAGGCAGAGTGGAAAAAAGAGAGGATTTGCTTTTGTAACTTTTGATGATCATGATACAGTTGATAAAATTGTTGTTCAGAAATACCACACTATTAATGGGCATAATTGTGAAGTGAAAAAGGCCCTTTCTAAACAAGAAATGCAATCTGCTGGATCACAAAGAGGTCGTGGAGGTGGATCTGGCAACTTTATGGGTCGTGGAGGAAACTTTGGAGGTGGTGGAGGTAACTTTGGCCGTGGTGGAAACTTTGGTGGAAGAGGAGGgtatggtggtggaggtggtggcagCAGAGGTAGTTAtggaggaggtgatggtggaTATAATGGATTTGGAGGCGACG GTAactatggtggtggtgggagctaTAATGATTTTGGAAATTATAGTGGACAACAGCAATCAAATTATGGACCCATGAAGGGGGGCAGTTTTGGTGGAAGAAGCTCGGGAAGTCCCTATGGTGGTGGTTATGGATCTGGTGGTGGAAGTGGTGGATATGGTAGCAGAAGGTTCTAA
- the LOC136142531 gene encoding heterogeneous nuclear ribonucleoprotein A3-like isoform X1, with the protein MEVKPPPGRPQPDSGRRRRRRGEEGHDPKEPEQLRKLFIGGLSFETTDDSLREHFEKWGTLTDCVVMRDPQTKRSRGFGFVTYSCVEEVDAAMCARPHKVDGRVVEPKRAVSREDSVKPGAHLTVKKIFVGGIKEDTEEYNLRDYFEKYGKIETIEVMEDRQSGKKRGFAFVTFDDHDTVDKIVVQKYHTINGHNCEVKKALSKQEMQSAGSQRGRGGGSGNFMGRGGNFGGGGGNFGRGGNFGGRGGYGGGGGGSRGSYGGGDGGYNGFGGDGGNYGGGPGYSSRGGYGGGGPGYGNQGGGYGGGGGGYDGYNEGGNFGGNYGGGGSYNDFGNYSGQQQSNYGPMKGGSFGGRSSGSPYGGGYGSGGGSGGYGSRRF; encoded by the coding sequence ATGGAGGTAAAACCGCCGCCCGGCCGCCCCCAGCCCGACTCCGGCCGTCGCCGTCGCCGCCGGGGGGAGGAGGGTCATGATCCAAAGGAACCagaacagttgagaaaactgtttATTGGTGGTCTGAGCTTTGAAACTACAGATGATAGCTTAAGAGAACATTTTGAGAAATGGGGCACACTTACAGATTGTGTGGTGATGAGAGACCCCCAAACAAAACGTTCCAGGGGCTTTGGTTTTGTTACTTACTCTTGTGTTGAAGAGGTGGATGCAGCAATGTGTGCTCGACCACACAAGGTTGATGGGCGTGTAGTGGAACCAAAGAGAGCTGTTTCTAGAGAGGATTCTGTAAAGCCTGGTGCCCATCTAACAGTGAAGAAAATTTTTGTTGGTGGTattaaagaagatacagaagAATATAATTTGAGAGACTACTTTGAAAAGTATGGCAAGATTGAAACCATAGAAGTTATGGAAGACAGGCAGAGTGGAAAAAAGAGAGGATTTGCTTTTGTAACTTTTGATGATCATGATACAGTTGATAAAATTGTTGTTCAGAAATACCACACTATTAATGGGCATAATTGTGAAGTGAAAAAGGCCCTTTCTAAACAAGAAATGCAATCTGCTGGATCACAAAGAGGTCGTGGAGGTGGATCTGGCAACTTTATGGGTCGTGGAGGAAACTTTGGAGGTGGTGGAGGTAACTTTGGCCGTGGTGGAAACTTTGGTGGAAGAGGAGGgtatggtggtggaggtggtggcagCAGAGGTAGTTAtggaggaggtgatggtggaTATAATGGATTTGGAGGCGACGGTGGTAACTATGGCGGTGGTCCTGGTTACAGTAGTAGAGGAGGCTATGGTGGTGGTGGACCAGGATATGGAAACCAAGGTGGTGGATATGGTGGCGGTGGTGGAGGATATGATGGTTACAATGAAGGAGGAAATTTTGGAGGTAactatggtggtggtgggagctaTAATGATTTTGGAAATTATAGTGGACAACAGCAATCAAATTATGGACCCATGAAGGGGGGCAGTTTTGGTGGAAGAAGCTCGGGAAGTCCCTATGGTGGTGGTTATGGATCTGGTGGTGGAAGTGGTGGATATGGTAGCAGAAGGTTCTAA